A region from the Musa acuminata AAA Group cultivar baxijiao chromosome BXJ1-10, Cavendish_Baxijiao_AAA, whole genome shotgun sequence genome encodes:
- the LOC135594638 gene encoding 2-hydroxy-palmitic acid dioxygenase MPO1-like gives MGKGGLFDLERHFAFYGAYHSNPVNVLIHMLFVWPIFYTSLLIFQFTPPFFHLHLHLPLPGGGDALTLPFNFAFVGALVYALFYLFMDRKAGSLAAILCFLCWFGSHALAVRLGFSLAWKVVLAAQLFCWSFQFIGHGMFEKRAPALLDNLSQAFLMAPFFVLLEALSLLGYEPYPGFHASVRSKIDTDRKAWQASKQKKAS, from the exons ATGGGGAAGGGGGGTTTATTTGATTTGGAGCGGCACTTCGCCTTCTACGGGGCGTACCACAGCAACCCCGTCAACGTCCTCATCCACATGCTCTTCGTCTGGCCCATCTTCTACACCTCCCTCCTCATCTTCCAATTCACCCCGCCCTTCTTCCATCTCCATCTTCATCTTCCTCTACCGGGAGGAGGCGACGCCCTGACGCTGCCCTTCAACTTCGCCTTCGTCGGCGCTCTCGTCTATGCCCTCTTCTACCTGTTCATGGACAGGAAGGCCGGCTCCCTCGCCGCCATCCTCTGCTTCCTCTGCTGGTTCGGCAGCCACGCCCTCGCCGTCCGCCTCGGCTTCTCCCTCGCATGGAAG GTGGTTCTGGCAGCTCAGTTGTTTTGCTGGAGTTTCCAATTTATAGGTCATGGAATGTTTGAG AAACGAGCACCAGCTCTTCTTGATAATCTTTCTCAAGCATTCCTGATGGCTCCATTTTTTGTTCTGCTCGAG GCACTTAGTTTGTTGGGATACGAGCCATATCCTGGCTTCCATGCCAGCGTCCGCTCGAAGATCGACACGGATCGCAAGGCATGGCAAGCCAGCAAGCAGAAGAAGGCTTCTTGA